Proteins encoded together in one Triticum dicoccoides isolate Atlit2015 ecotype Zavitan chromosome 7B, WEW_v2.0, whole genome shotgun sequence window:
- the LOC119341448 gene encoding myb family transcription factor IPN2-like: MFPAAAAASSKKPGVSPSSVHDRAAAAACDSGLVLTTDPKPRLRWTVELHDRFVDAVAQLGGPDKATPKTIMRVMGVKGLTLYHLKSHLQKFRLGKQHKEFGDHSVKDAMEMQRNAASSSSGMMGRSMNDRSTHMNESLRMQMEVQRRLHEQLEVQKHLQMRVEAQGKYMQSILEKAYQTLASSDCATWPAAAGYRSLGGSQAPALDLGGSMSFQDLTLYGGSSSHLDLQQHMEMRPTMAMDSFLAFNESCIGSATVRSCSTGKSPMMWGNGDDEQAKSGGSADELLQMAPSCMMEAGGGSGGSMDPIMSLSGDSLGSKGFDGPIISSKLEMRSSPQQVGSERNLSYG, encoded by the exons ATGTTCCCGGCTGCTGCAGCTGCTTCCTCCAAGAAGCCCGGCGTGAGCCCGTCGTCAGTTCACgatcgggccgccgccgccgcgtgcgACTCCGGCCTCGTCCTCACCACCGACCCCAAGCCCCGCCTCCGGTGGACGGTCGAGCTCCACGACCGTTTCGTCGATGCCGTCGCGCAGCTCGGAGGCCCGGACA AGGCAACTCCGAAGACTATTATGAGGGTTATGGGAGTCAAGGGGCTCACGCTTTACCATCTCAAGAGTCATCTTCAG AAATTCAGGCTAGGGAAGCAGCACAAGGAGTTCGGTGATCACTCGGTCAAGGATG CAATGGAGATGCAACGGAATGCAGCCTCTTCGTCTTCGGGTATGATGGGAAGAAGCATGAACGA CCGCAGCACACACATGAACGAGTCACTAAGGATGCAGATGGAGGTCCAAAGAAGGCTCCATGAGCAGCTGGAG GTGCAGAAGCACCTCCAGATGAGAGTGGAGGCCCAGGGGAAGTACATGCAGTCCATACTGGAGAAAGCCTACCAAACCCTCGCGTCCAGCGATTGCGCCACGTGGCCCGCCGCCGCCGGGTACAGATCTCTAGGCGGCAGCCAGGCGCCGGCCCTTGACCTCGGCGGCTCTATGAGCTTCCAGGACCTCACACTGTACGGAGGGTCGTCGAGCCATCTGGACCTGCAGCAGCACATGGAGATGAGGCCGACCATGGCCATGGACAGCTTCTTGGCGTTCAACGAGAGCTGCATTGGATCAGCAACAGTCAGGAGCTGCTCCACCGGGAAGAGCCCGATGATGTGGGGCAACGGCGATGATGAGCAGGCCAAGAGTGGCGGCAGCGCCGACGAGCTTCTCCAGATGGCGCCGTCGTGCATGATGGAGGcgggtggcggcagcggcggctcaaTGGATCCGATCATGTCATTGTCCGGCGACTCCTTGGGCAGTAAGGGCTTCGACGGCCCAATCATCAGCTCCAAGCTTGAGATGAGGTCGTCTCCACAGCAAGTAGGAAGTGAGAGGAACTTGTCCTACGGGTAA